One segment of Panulirus ornatus isolate Po-2019 chromosome 2, ASM3632096v1, whole genome shotgun sequence DNA contains the following:
- the LOC139752913 gene encoding uncharacterized protein, whose product MNELISKEATNRIRHPSWPKTFFKNTEQEQLWSNPGHRKFPRVTDGVENYYDCSRSLHRGQRSRSLAIWYKVKRGPEEGGVCQKGIRVNNPSQSAQPVCSL is encoded by the exons ATGAATG AGCTCATCAGCAAGGAGGCAACAAACCGAATTCGACATCCATCCTGGCCCAAGACTTTCTTCAAGAATACAGAACAGGAGCAACTCTGGTCAAACCCAGGACACAGG AAATTTCCTAGAGTAACTGATGGGGTTGAGAATTATTATGACTGCTCACGATCTCTACACCGAGGCCAAAGGAGTCGCTCGCTCGCTATCTGGTATAAGGTCAAGAGGGGTCCTGAAGAGGGGGGTGTTTGTCAAAAGGGGATTAGGGTCAATAACCCTTCACAGTCAGCCCAGCCAGTATGCTCCCTATAG